The DNA region GTATCGGCATCGGCAGGGGCGCCGCCATCGGCCATCAGGGATTGCCGTTCGGCCGCAGGCAGGGCGAAGAAGGCGTCGAGCCCGAGCAGAAGGTCGCAGACGGTCTTCTTGCGCACCAGCCAGTTCGACCCGCCCGACACCCGCGCCGCCAGCCCCTCCAGGAAGGGCCGCAGCCGGTCTGGCGCGGTTTCGAAGACGGAACGGGCGAGCGGGTCGATGGCGGTCATTTCTGTTTCCGAACAGGTGGGTGTCGGCAGGAGGATCAGCCGGCCAGGACCGCCATGGCGTCACTGTGGGTCTGGGCATCGCCCGCGGCGATCACCCGGCCGGCGGAGTTGGCGTCGAGCGGCTTGCCCTCCCAATCCGTCATCAGCCCGCCGGCCCCGGTCACCACCGGCACCAGCGCCGCGAAGTCGTAGAGCTTCAGCCCCGATTCGACGACGAGGTCGTAATAGCCGGACGCCAGCAGGCCGTAGGTGTAGCAGTCGCCGCCATAGGCCGCCGTCTTCACCTTTGCGGCGATGCGGCGGTAGGCATCATAATCGCTGCCGGGGAACAGGTCGGGCGAGGTGGTGCCGAACATGGCCGCAGGCAGCCCGCCGGGGCAGGGGCGCACGCGCACCGGCTGGCCGTTGTGCGTGGTCGGACGGCCCTCCACCCCGATCCAGCGGTCGCCGACGATGGGCTGGTCGATGATGCCCATCACCGGGCGGCCATGATGCAGCAGCGCGATCAGCGTGCCGAAGATCGGCCGACCGGCGATGAAGGACTTGGTGCCGTCGATGGGGTCGATCACCCATACCCACTCGGCGTCCAGGTTCTTGGTGCCGTGCTCCTCGCCATAGATGCCGTCGTCGGGGCGCTGGCTTTCGATGATTGTGCGGATGACATGCTCGGCCTCGCGGTCGGCGATGGTGACCGGCGAGGCGTCGGCCTTGTCGTCGATGGTGACCGGGGTGCGGAAATAACGGCGGACGACGCTGCCGCTGGAGTCGGCCAACCGCTGGGCGAGCGCCACCATCGGGGCGGGGCAGGGTTCGGTCATGGTCGCTCCTTGGAACTGTGAGTGGGGGAACAGTGACTGGGACTTGGGAATTCGGTGGCCGCATCCTAACGGCGCAGGCCGGCTCCGGAAACCCGAAAGCGCCCGACCAAGCCCAGGCGGGGCTTTGCCGCCGGCCCGGCTTGTGGCAGCCTCGACCGGCCATGACGAACCGACCCAACATCTACGCCGCCACCCCGCTCGACCGTGCGTCGCTCCGCCGCAAGGACGATGACTGGCTGACCGAAGCCTGGCTGGCACCAGACGCCCGCGTCCTGCCGGTCTGGCAGACCCGCAGTCTGGTCGCCGGCCCGCTTGAGGCGCCGCGCGCCGTCCTGCTGCCTGCCGATGGGCTGGAGGCGGTGCCGATCTTCCTCGGCCTGACCGCGGACGGCGCCCCGCTGTTCGCCGTCGACCTGTCGATGGTCGAGGTGCCGGAGGCTCTGCCCGCCCTGCAGGGCCGCGGCCGGTTCGAGGATCTGCGCGCCGCCGGACCGCTGATGCCGGAGGGGGAGGCGGCGCTGTGCGCCTACGCCCGCGGCATGGTGTGGTGGAACGCGCGTCATCGCTTCTGCGGGGTCTGCGGCTCCCCGGCGGCGACGGCGGAGGGCGGGCATGTCCGCCTCTGCACCAATCCGGATTGCGCCACCCACCATTTTCCGCGCACCGACCCGGCGGTGATCATGCTGATCCATGACGGCGGCGACCGGCTGGTGCTGGGCCGCCAGAGCCGTTTCCCGGCCGGCATGCATTCGGTGCTGGCCGGCTTCGTCGAACCGGGCGAGAGCCTGGAGGACACCGTCGCCCGCGAGGTGTTCGAGGAGGTCGGATTGTCCGTCACCGACATCCGCTACCGCTCGTCGCAGCCCTGGCCGTTTCCATCCTCGCTGATGCTGGGCTTCACCGCTCGGGCCACCAGCTTCGACATCGACACCGGTGCCGACGAGCTGGAAAGCGCGGCCTGGTTCGACCGCGATTTCCTGCGCAACCATACCCCCGGCGAGGAGTTCCGCCTTCCTCGCGCCGACTCGATCGCCAGCCGGCTGGTTCATGAGTGGCTGGCGGAGGGGTGATGGACCCTCAGTGGATGAACAGCTTCACGAAAATGCCGATCTGAAAGGCAAGGACGAAGCCGAGCATCCACTTCATCAGGTTCATATCGGATTTCAGCGTTCCGACGTCGTCGTCCCGTTTGCTGAGGGCCGCTGCGGCTTTCACGGCTTTGTCCTCCGGTACGT from Azospirillum thiophilum includes:
- the hisN gene encoding histidinol-phosphatase, with protein sequence MTEPCPAPMVALAQRLADSSGSVVRRYFRTPVTIDDKADASPVTIADREAEHVIRTIIESQRPDDGIYGEEHGTKNLDAEWVWVIDPIDGTKSFIAGRPIFGTLIALLHHGRPVMGIIDQPIVGDRWIGVEGRPTTHNGQPVRVRPCPGGLPAAMFGTTSPDLFPGSDYDAYRRIAAKVKTAAYGGDCYTYGLLASGYYDLVVESGLKLYDFAALVPVVTGAGGLMTDWEGKPLDANSAGRVIAAGDAQTHSDAMAVLAG
- the nudC gene encoding NAD(+) diphosphatase is translated as MTNRPNIYAATPLDRASLRRKDDDWLTEAWLAPDARVLPVWQTRSLVAGPLEAPRAVLLPADGLEAVPIFLGLTADGAPLFAVDLSMVEVPEALPALQGRGRFEDLRAAGPLMPEGEAALCAYARGMVWWNARHRFCGVCGSPAATAEGGHVRLCTNPDCATHHFPRTDPAVIMLIHDGGDRLVLGRQSRFPAGMHSVLAGFVEPGESLEDTVAREVFEEVGLSVTDIRYRSSQPWPFPSSLMLGFTARATSFDIDTGADELESAAWFDRDFLRNHTPGEEFRLPRADSIASRLVHEWLAEG